A window from bacterium encodes these proteins:
- the murJ gene encoding murein biosynthesis integral membrane protein MurJ translates to MGAGIFLSRVSGIGREVAVAAFIGAGRIGDAYRAALTIPRLLQNLLGEGVLSASFIPIYSQLVEQDRRKDAGRLAGAVFGLLSVVTGLLVLAGWLLAEPIVSLLLWRLSDDTAELTVELVRVMFAGIGFIVLAAWALGVLNAHRRFFLSYAAPVIWNAAQVAFMAGAWLVWHNVDPATRASDVAKMAAWGVVLGGALQFLVQVPLVLRLVPALRLSLNWRRPDVRTVLDRFGPAFIGRGVVQVSAYVDLILAGLLASGAIAALGFAQVIYFLPISLFAMSVAASDLPEMSREQDNPEALRQRLQTGLDRIGFYVLFSAVAFITLGGLIVGALLERGQFNGDQTVQVWWILAAYSLGLVASASSRLLQNACFAAGDAKGPARVAGVRVVLAAATGVVLMFSFDSYAVVDGSVERLGDFQVLSRLSDAARAEGAVRLGAVGLALGSTVAAWVEYGILRHRVRYLLGRSRPVKGPAGRLAVAALSAAVLGAVLAWGLEPLPLLFAAPFSLLLTGVVYVMLGRGSGVAAAEEAAGLMEQALKRVSRAARSKSRGG, encoded by the coding sequence GTGGGTGCAGGGATCTTCTTGTCCCGCGTCTCCGGCATCGGCCGAGAAGTGGCGGTGGCGGCGTTCATCGGCGCGGGCCGCATCGGTGACGCCTACCGGGCCGCCTTGACAATCCCCCGACTGCTGCAAAACCTGCTAGGCGAGGGGGTGCTGTCGGCCTCGTTCATCCCCATCTACTCGCAGCTTGTCGAACAAGACCGGCGCAAAGACGCCGGTCGGCTGGCCGGAGCGGTGTTCGGACTCCTGTCCGTGGTCACCGGGTTGTTGGTGTTGGCCGGATGGTTGCTGGCCGAGCCGATCGTGTCCCTCCTGCTGTGGCGGCTGTCGGACGACACTGCTGAACTGACCGTGGAGCTGGTGCGGGTGATGTTCGCTGGGATCGGCTTCATCGTGCTGGCGGCGTGGGCCTTGGGGGTACTGAACGCCCATCGCCGGTTCTTCCTGTCCTATGCCGCACCAGTCATATGGAACGCCGCCCAAGTGGCGTTCATGGCGGGGGCCTGGCTGGTGTGGCACAACGTCGACCCCGCCACTCGGGCCTCCGATGTGGCCAAGATGGCCGCCTGGGGCGTGGTGCTGGGCGGGGCCCTCCAGTTCCTAGTGCAGGTGCCGCTGGTGCTTCGGCTAGTGCCAGCGCTGCGGCTCAGCCTCAACTGGCGGCGCCCCGACGTCCGCACCGTGCTCGACCGGTTCGGCCCTGCGTTCATCGGCCGAGGCGTGGTGCAAGTATCGGCCTACGTGGACCTGATCTTGGCCGGGCTGCTGGCCAGCGGGGCCATTGCCGCTCTGGGATTCGCCCAGGTGATCTATTTCTTGCCCATCAGCCTGTTTGCCATGAGCGTGGCGGCCAGCGACCTACCCGAGATGTCCCGAGAACAGGACAACCCTGAGGCGCTGAGGCAGCGTCTGCAAACTGGGCTGGACCGCATTGGGTTCTATGTGCTGTTCTCGGCGGTGGCGTTCATCACCCTGGGCGGGCTGATCGTGGGAGCGCTGCTGGAGCGGGGGCAGTTCAATGGCGACCAGACCGTTCAGGTGTGGTGGATCTTGGCGGCTTACTCCTTGGGACTGGTGGCCTCGGCGTCTTCTCGTCTGCTTCAGAACGCCTGCTTCGCCGCTGGCGATGCCAAGGGGCCGGCTCGAGTGGCCGGGGTGCGGGTAGTGCTGGCCGCCGCAACAGGAGTGGTGCTGATGTTCAGCTTCGACTCCTACGCGGTGGTGGACGGGAGCGTGGAGCGACTGGGCGACTTCCAGGTGTTGTCGCGGCTGTCAGATGCCGCGCGGGCCGAAGGAGCGGTTCGGTTGGGAGCGGTGGGCTTGGCTCTGGGCAGCACGGTGGCCGCTTGGGTGGAATACGGCATCTTGCGCCACCGGGTCCGCTACTTGCTGGGCCGAAGCCGGCCAGTGAAGGGACCCGCAGGACGCTTGGCCGTTGCCGCTCTTTCAGCCGCGGTGCTGGGGGCTGTTTTGGCGTGGGGTCTAGAGCCGTTGCCGCTGTTGTTTGCCGCACCATTCTCTTTGCTGTTGACCGGGGTGGTCTATGTGATGTTGGGCCGGGGCTCAGGGGTGGCTGCGGCCGAAGAGGCTGCCGGGCTGATGGAGCAGGCCCTCAAGCGGGTCTCTAGGGCAGCACGGTCAAAGAGTCGCGGTGGATGA
- the proB gene encoding glutamate 5-kinase: MIVVVKIGTSSITEADGTIRAEAVAKLSGEVAAAVADGHQAVVVSSGAIGAGLPVLGFDQGRPRDSVTLQALSAVGQSRLMALYQERLGGYGLICGQVLLAPRDFLERTQYLHAQRTLNRLLKLGVVPIVNENDAVADDAIRWGDNDRISALVAHMVGAELLVLLTDTEGVHTADPRSDAEARIVEEITDLGVLDELAAAAGGAGTDRGSGGMASKLAAARIASWSGVRTVIAAADRPDVVADALAHGSGVGTTVAPQPQRLSARKLWIGFAMVPTGTVRVDAGARRAMVERGASLLAIGITGFEGVFQPGDAVDVRGPDDQIFARGLVEVSSDDMDSVVGLRSDALPAGAPDEVIHRDSLTVLP, encoded by the coding sequence GTGATAGTGGTGGTGAAGATCGGCACGTCGTCGATAACCGAGGCCGATGGCACCATCAGGGCGGAGGCGGTGGCCAAGCTGAGCGGCGAGGTGGCCGCCGCGGTGGCCGACGGGCATCAGGCGGTAGTGGTCAGCTCCGGGGCGATCGGTGCCGGGCTTCCCGTGCTCGGCTTCGACCAGGGTCGTCCCCGCGACTCGGTAACCCTGCAAGCCCTCTCCGCGGTGGGCCAGAGCCGGCTCATGGCCCTGTACCAAGAGCGCCTGGGCGGTTACGGCCTGATCTGCGGCCAAGTGCTGCTGGCCCCTCGGGATTTCTTGGAGCGCACCCAATACCTGCACGCTCAGCGAACCCTCAATCGGCTGTTGAAGCTGGGCGTCGTCCCCATCGTGAATGAGAACGACGCCGTGGCCGATGACGCCATTCGTTGGGGGGACAACGACCGCATTTCCGCATTGGTGGCCCACATGGTGGGCGCCGAGCTGCTGGTGCTGTTGACCGACACCGAAGGGGTCCACACCGCCGACCCCCGCTCCGATGCCGAGGCCCGGATCGTGGAGGAGATCACCGATCTGGGTGTGCTAGACGAGCTGGCCGCGGCCGCGGGCGGAGCGGGCACCGACCGGGGCAGCGGCGGCATGGCCTCGAAGCTGGCCGCGGCTCGCATTGCCAGCTGGTCGGGGGTCCGGACGGTGATCGCGGCTGCTGATCGCCCAGATGTGGTCGCCGATGCACTGGCCCATGGGTCCGGTGTCGGGACCACAGTGGCTCCCCAACCCCAGCGGCTGAGTGCCCGCAAACTGTGGATCGGGTTTGCCATGGTCCCCACCGGCACGGTGCGGGTGGATGCCGGCGCCCGCCGGGCGATGGTGGAGCGGGGTGCCTCGCTCTTGGCCATCGGCATCACCGGCTTCGAGGGGGTGTTCCAGCCAGGTGATGCAGTTGACGTGCGGGGGCCCGACGATCAGATTTTCGCCCGGGGCTTGGTGGAGGTTTCCTCAGACGACATGGACTCGGTGGTAGGCCTGCGCTCTGATGCCTTGCCCGCCGGCGCGCCCGACGAGGTCATCCACCGCGACTCTTTGACCGTGCTGCCCTAG
- the obgE gene encoding GTPase ObgE — protein MSQFVDECGLNVRGGDGGAGCVSFRREAHVAKGGPDGGDGGDGGSVWLVADHNVASLIAFKDHPHRRAGNGTHGQGKRRHGASGSNTMVQVPVGTAIRAQSGEMLADLAADGDRWLAAAGGQGGHGNARFSTRQNRAPAFAEQGEAGEQRWLKLELKLLADVALIGFPNAGKSTLISRISAARPKIADYPFTTLEPNLGVVRTDDDFEMVVADIPGLIAGASDGRGLGHRFLRHTERARVLVVLVDLASMEETSPAEQQRVLLDELGAYRPELLERPRILAASKADVAQLDPPPGSLRISAVTGEGLSEMIRAMADAVGEARAQDSLAPIAGRSEDVVIHRPVPEGFTVERADDGAYVVVGRAAERTVALSDLNVPGAWDFARRRLQRLGVDRALARAGIKSGDTARIGDFEFEYHDDDDYLNEEVVR, from the coding sequence ATGTCCCAGTTCGTAGACGAGTGCGGCCTGAACGTGCGGGGCGGCGACGGCGGTGCCGGGTGCGTCTCGTTTCGCCGTGAGGCCCATGTGGCTAAAGGCGGACCCGACGGCGGCGACGGCGGCGACGGCGGCAGTGTCTGGCTGGTTGCCGACCACAACGTGGCCTCTCTGATCGCGTTCAAAGACCATCCCCATCGGCGGGCGGGAAACGGAACCCACGGCCAGGGCAAGCGTCGGCACGGCGCATCGGGCAGCAACACAATGGTGCAGGTACCGGTGGGAACCGCCATAAGGGCCCAGAGTGGGGAAATGCTGGCCGATCTCGCGGCTGACGGGGACCGCTGGCTGGCTGCTGCGGGCGGGCAGGGAGGCCACGGCAACGCCCGCTTCTCCACCCGTCAAAACCGCGCTCCGGCGTTTGCCGAGCAGGGGGAGGCGGGGGAGCAGCGCTGGCTGAAACTGGAGTTGAAGCTGCTGGCTGACGTGGCGCTGATCGGCTTTCCCAACGCGGGCAAGAGCACGCTGATCTCCCGCATATCCGCGGCCCGCCCCAAGATCGCCGACTACCCGTTTACCACTCTCGAGCCCAACCTTGGAGTGGTTCGCACCGACGACGACTTCGAGATGGTGGTGGCCGACATCCCTGGCCTCATTGCCGGGGCCAGCGACGGCCGCGGCCTTGGCCACCGCTTCCTGCGCCACACCGAGCGCGCCCGGGTGTTGGTCGTATTGGTAGACCTGGCCTCGATGGAGGAGACCTCCCCCGCCGAACAGCAGCGGGTGCTGCTGGACGAGCTTGGCGCCTACCGTCCCGAGCTGCTGGAGCGCCCTCGGATATTGGCGGCATCCAAGGCCGACGTCGCCCAACTGGATCCGCCGCCGGGGTCCCTGCGCATCTCTGCGGTGACCGGGGAGGGCTTGTCCGAGATGATCCGGGCCATGGCCGACGCGGTGGGAGAGGCCCGCGCCCAAGACAGTCTGGCCCCCATCGCGGGCCGCTCCGAAGACGTGGTAATTCACCGGCCTGTTCCCGAGGGGTTCACCGTAGAGCGGGCCGATGACGGCGCCTACGTGGTGGTGGGTCGGGCGGCTGAGCGCACGGTGGCGCTGTCTGACCTCAATGTCCCCGGCGCGTGGGATTTCGCCCGCCGCCGGCTTCAGCGGCTGGGGGTGGACCGGGCGTTGGCCCGGGCTGGGATCAAGTCAGGCGACACCGCCAGGATCGGCGACTTCGAGTTCGAATATCACGATGACGATGACTATCTCAATGAGGAGGTGGTGCGGTGA
- the rpmA gene encoding 50S ribosomal protein L27 — protein sequence MSKTKGGGSTRNGRDSNPKRLGVKVFDGTQVTAGSIIVRQRGTRIHPGENVRRGRDDTLFATANGRVKFGHRRRRKLVDVITG from the coding sequence ATGTCCAAGACCAAAGGCGGCGGCTCAACCCGCAACGGCCGAGATTCCAACCCCAAGCGCCTTGGGGTCAAGGTGTTCGACGGCACGCAGGTGACTGCGGGCTCGATCATCGTGCGTCAGCGGGGAACCCGCATCCACCCCGGTGAGAACGTCAGGCGCGGCCGCGACGACACCCTCTTCGCTACCGCCAACGGCCGGGTCAAGTTCGGCCATCGGCGCCGCCGCAAGCTCGTCGACGTCATCACCGGCTGA
- the rplU gene encoding 50S ribosomal protein L21, with protein MYAVIRTGGKQYKVEEGQVLDVELLGEPGAEVELIPLLLVDGDSVTAAPDALGKAKVTATVVDSVKDRKINGFTYKNKSNQRRRWGHRQRKSRIQITAIKA; from the coding sequence GTGTATGCCGTCATCCGCACAGGCGGAAAGCAGTACAAAGTTGAAGAGGGCCAAGTCCTTGACGTTGAGTTGTTGGGCGAGCCCGGGGCCGAGGTGGAGCTGATCCCCCTTCTGCTGGTGGACGGCGACTCGGTGACCGCTGCCCCCGACGCGCTCGGCAAGGCCAAGGTCACCGCTACGGTGGTTGACTCGGTCAAGGATCGCAAGATCAACGGCTTCACCTACAAGAACAAGAGCAATCAGCGTCGGCGGTGGGGCCACCGTCAGCGCAAGTCCCGCATCCAGATCACGGCCATCAAGGCATAG
- a CDS encoding Rne/Rng family ribonuclease yields MTEGRPKIGDSRPALPPSDNRPKIGDSRPALPPSDNRPKIGDSRPAPSGNGSGSSEGSGSGGSGSGGSNSGSGGSGSGRKRRRRRGGRGRGGGSRPIQPVEHKVSDGPVELDEKTLERRRGRRRKGRPVGRYMMLVQVRPEATQIAVLEGRALIEHYVSRPADDVGEIHGNIYLGRVQNVLPGMEAAFVDIGTPKNAVLYRGDVVFDPDDVETSDGSPRIENLLEARQTIMCQVTKNPIAHKGARLTQEVSLPGRFVVLVPNSKTYGISKRLPDKERKRLRKVLDRCKPEEHGIIVRTAAEKITAEELERDVKRLVSQWEEIEALSKKAKVPGLLYREPEMAVRVIREEFNQDFRSVQIDDRRLFDQVYDYVSSVAPELGERLEYYDAETEHLSLLERHHVYEQFLKALDKKVWLPGGGSLIIESTEALTVIDVNTGKNVGDSNLEETVFRNNLEAAQEIPRQLRLRDIGGIIVIDFVDMEKRGNREEVMKAFRESLAWDKTRTQVLDISDLGLVEMTRKRIGEGLLESCSSVCPTCEGRGLELDKTLASKK; encoded by the coding sequence ATGACCGAAGGTCGCCCCAAGATCGGCGATTCCCGCCCCGCGCTCCCGCCTTCCGATAACCGCCCCAAGATCGGGGATTCCCGCCCCGCGCTCCCGCCTTCCGACAATCGCCCCAAGATCGGGGATTCCCGCCCCGCGCCAAGCGGGAACGGATCGGGCTCTTCCGAGGGCTCGGGTTCCGGAGGATCAGGCTCGGGCGGTTCGAACTCAGGCTCGGGCGGTTCCGGCTCGGGCCGCAAGCGCCGACGCCGTCGGGGAGGGAGGGGCCGCGGCGGCGGTAGCCGCCCGATCCAACCGGTAGAGCACAAGGTTTCCGACGGCCCGGTAGAGCTCGACGAGAAGACGCTTGAGCGCCGTCGGGGCCGTCGTCGCAAGGGACGCCCGGTAGGCCGCTATATGATGCTGGTGCAAGTGCGCCCAGAAGCCACCCAGATAGCGGTGTTGGAGGGCCGGGCTCTCATTGAGCACTACGTCTCCCGCCCGGCCGACGATGTGGGCGAGATCCACGGCAACATTTATCTGGGCCGAGTTCAAAATGTGTTGCCCGGCATGGAGGCCGCCTTCGTGGACATCGGCACTCCCAAGAATGCGGTGCTGTACCGGGGAGATGTGGTGTTCGACCCCGACGATGTGGAGACCTCCGATGGCTCACCTCGCATCGAGAACCTCTTGGAGGCCCGCCAGACCATCATGTGCCAGGTCACCAAGAATCCAATAGCCCACAAGGGGGCCCGGCTGACCCAGGAAGTGTCTTTGCCAGGCCGCTTCGTGGTGCTGGTGCCCAACTCCAAGACCTACGGCATCTCCAAGCGGCTCCCCGACAAGGAGCGCAAGCGTCTTCGCAAGGTGCTGGACCGGTGCAAGCCGGAGGAGCACGGGATCATCGTCCGCACCGCGGCCGAGAAGATCACCGCCGAGGAGCTGGAGCGCGACGTGAAGCGGCTGGTCTCGCAATGGGAAGAGATTGAGGCTCTGTCCAAGAAGGCCAAGGTACCGGGGCTGTTGTACCGGGAGCCCGAGATGGCGGTTCGGGTCATCCGGGAGGAGTTCAACCAGGACTTCCGCTCGGTCCAGATTGATGATCGGCGCCTGTTCGACCAGGTGTACGACTACGTGTCCAGCGTGGCCCCCGAACTGGGCGAGCGGCTGGAGTACTACGACGCCGAGACCGAGCATCTGAGCTTGCTGGAGCGCCATCACGTGTATGAGCAGTTCCTCAAGGCACTGGACAAGAAGGTGTGGCTGCCTGGCGGCGGATCGCTGATCATCGAGAGCACCGAGGCGCTCACGGTCATCGACGTGAACACCGGCAAAAATGTCGGCGACTCCAACCTGGAGGAGACCGTTTTCCGCAACAACCTGGAGGCGGCTCAGGAGATCCCTCGACAGCTGCGGCTGCGCGACATCGGCGGAATCATCGTGATCGACTTCGTGGACATGGAGAAGCGGGGAAATCGGGAAGAGGTCATGAAGGCATTCCGGGAGTCGCTGGCCTGGGACAAGACCCGTACCCAGGTGCTGGACATCTCCGATTTGGGATTGGTGGAGATGACCCGCAAGCGCATCGGGGAGGGTCTGTTGGAGTCGTGCTCATCGGTCTGCCCGACCTGCGAGGGGCGGGGCCTGGAGTTGGACAAGACGCTCGCCTCGAAGAAGTAG
- a CDS encoding TIGR03936 family radical SAM-associated protein — translation MNPNQAPRTRIRLRYGKAGRIRFTSHRDVARIWERSLRRTGLPVAQTEGFSPRAKLHFGLALATGYESDAEYLDVDFKSGDMAVDEVLKALVGVLPDGIEATGGAVLAPGSMSLQQAVTICDWDIELLDVTAGDLAQWVDKVLGAATLMVTRERKSQKITDDLAPQVCALEVGEPTSRGFRLLATLGTQPRAARPSELLAAQEPVHRPVLIRRTRQWIEQDGAHLEPLEVGAAPAQHTLVGVQ, via the coding sequence ATGAACCCGAACCAGGCGCCGCGCACTCGGATAAGGCTGCGGTACGGCAAAGCGGGGCGGATCCGCTTCACCAGCCACCGGGATGTGGCCCGCATCTGGGAGCGCTCGCTGCGGCGGACCGGGTTGCCGGTGGCTCAGACCGAGGGTTTCTCACCGCGGGCCAAACTGCACTTCGGCCTGGCCTTGGCCACCGGTTATGAGTCAGACGCCGAGTATTTGGACGTCGACTTCAAGAGTGGCGATATGGCGGTTGATGAGGTGCTGAAAGCCCTGGTCGGCGTGCTGCCCGACGGGATCGAGGCCACCGGGGGCGCGGTTCTGGCGCCGGGGTCGATGTCGTTGCAGCAAGCGGTCACCATCTGCGATTGGGACATCGAGTTGTTGGACGTGACCGCAGGTGATCTCGCCCAATGGGTAGATAAGGTGCTCGGGGCGGCTACGCTTATGGTTACGCGAGAACGCAAAAGTCAAAAGATCACCGACGATCTGGCCCCACAGGTGTGTGCCCTGGAGGTCGGTGAGCCGACGAGCCGGGGGTTTCGCCTCTTGGCCACTCTGGGCACCCAGCCGCGGGCAGCACGCCCGTCGGAGCTTTTGGCCGCTCAAGAACCGGTGCATCGACCGGTGCTGATTCGGCGCACTCGTCAATGGATTGAGCAGGATGGCGCCCACTTGGAGCCACTTGAGGTCGGCGCAGCCCCTGCTCAGCACACCCTGGTTGGTGTGCAATGA